A stretch of the Bacillus licheniformis DSM 13 = ATCC 14580 genome encodes the following:
- a CDS encoding ABC transporter permease, protein MNQLVQFLQHNGGEMLYKTWEHLYISIFAVLLGIIFAVPLGVVLTRMKKGAGVVIGVVNIIQTLPSLAILAFFIPLLGVGKIPAIVALFFYSVLPILRNTYTGVKGVNQNLLESGKGIGMTAWEQIRLVELPLSVPVIMAGIRTSTVYLIGWATLSAFIGGGGLGDYIFIGLNLYQPEYIIAGAVPVTILAIVIDYILSKTEDKVTPQGLKGMKEVS, encoded by the coding sequence ATGAATCAGCTTGTCCAATTTCTTCAGCACAACGGCGGGGAAATGCTTTATAAAACATGGGAGCACTTATATATATCCATTTTCGCGGTTCTGCTCGGCATCATTTTCGCGGTTCCGCTCGGTGTCGTTTTAACGAGAATGAAAAAAGGAGCCGGCGTCGTGATCGGCGTTGTCAACATCATTCAGACGCTGCCGAGTTTGGCGATCCTGGCGTTTTTTATCCCGCTTCTCGGAGTGGGAAAGATTCCGGCGATTGTCGCGCTGTTTTTCTATTCAGTCCTACCGATTCTGAGAAACACTTACACGGGCGTAAAAGGCGTCAATCAAAATTTGCTTGAGTCAGGAAAGGGAATCGGTATGACTGCATGGGAACAAATCCGCCTGGTCGAGCTGCCGCTATCGGTGCCGGTGATCATGGCAGGCATCCGGACGTCCACCGTTTACTTAATCGGCTGGGCGACGCTTTCGGCTTTTATCGGCGGCGGCGGTCTCGGCGACTATATTTTTATCGGGCTCAACCTGTACCAGCCTGAGTACATTATCGCCGGAGCGGTGCCGGTTACGATACTGGCCATCGTGATCGACTATATTCTGTCGAAAACCGAAGACAAAGTCACGCCTCAAGGATTAAAAGGGATGAAGGAAGTATCATAA
- a CDS encoding GbsR/MarR family transcriptional regulator, with the protein MEENALKVIEQAEEHFIEKIAENMNTYGLSSTVGRVLGIIYMNRKPMTLNELSEETGMSKTRMSQVVREMIDLNIAEKVFEKGVRKDLYDVEQDYYQTFISLFTANWSKVAKKNRMIGKKIRKELLEALEEEGLTPETEAKINELLAETKQWIDYCEWLDNLIAFLESEEIFKHVPKPS; encoded by the coding sequence TTGGAGGAAAACGCTTTAAAAGTGATTGAACAAGCGGAAGAACATTTCATAGAAAAAATCGCCGAAAATATGAATACATACGGTCTATCATCAACTGTCGGCCGCGTGCTCGGGATCATCTATATGAACAGAAAGCCGATGACCTTAAATGAACTGTCAGAAGAAACGGGCATGAGCAAAACGAGAATGAGCCAGGTCGTCCGCGAAATGATCGATTTAAATATAGCTGAAAAAGTTTTTGAAAAAGGCGTCCGCAAAGATCTGTACGATGTCGAACAAGACTATTATCAAACGTTTATTTCATTGTTTACGGCCAACTGGAGCAAAGTCGCCAAAAAGAACAGGATGATTGGGAAAAAAATCAGAAAAGAGCTGTTGGAGGCGCTCGAGGAAGAAGGCCTTACGCCTGAAACCGAAGCTAAAATCAACGAGCTGCTGGCTGAAACAAAACAATGGATCGATTACTGCGAGTGGCTTGACAATCTGATCGCGTTTTTGGAAAGCGAAGAGATCTTCAAGCATGTGCCAAAACCTTCATAA
- a CDS encoding TcaA NTF2-like domain-containing protein, producing the protein MKVTALQGDVKVNADLNGHMAKLVFEEGYENLKGTLWINDQEMKINPFKGTEFGPVLTDGSMSAQVEAQFPWGKLKSEKTPIEGEEIEVNLASDKGFMDDMMTAVVNHTKEAAKAFASGNVSGMTMAAPSYQNRLKEVTDGLKSSSTYYKGTYLSTVFDLDSFRLYKEDGQWKTELKGIEKHKSAYYDDYIAPKLKENDSGYTYTLVYSEGKKKWLIEKSDPEAVIDIEHQKEIKNDNPKEYTSAWASAKGAMNNASAGEELTDQKVAFAIEAYLYRLQDAINTNDFGLVRDSLKEGSPLYNDQKKLVAKLYNSGTEEEVVQFSVNSWKQNGREATIKTTEKINIIKGGKEQLKTYHWTYHAAIEDGRLLLTSIE; encoded by the coding sequence TTGAAGGTCACCGCCCTCCAAGGTGATGTGAAGGTTAATGCGGACCTTAACGGGCACATGGCAAAGCTTGTCTTTGAAGAAGGCTATGAAAACTTGAAAGGAACGCTCTGGATCAATGATCAGGAGATGAAGATCAATCCATTCAAAGGAACTGAATTCGGACCTGTGCTGACTGACGGTTCAATGTCTGCTCAGGTTGAGGCGCAATTTCCGTGGGGGAAGCTGAAAAGCGAAAAAACGCCGATTGAAGGTGAAGAAATCGAAGTCAATCTTGCATCAGACAAAGGGTTTATGGATGACATGATGACCGCTGTCGTCAACCATACAAAGGAAGCAGCAAAGGCCTTTGCAAGCGGCAATGTCAGCGGCATGACAATGGCCGCCCCGTCTTATCAAAACCGCCTGAAAGAGGTCACGGACGGGCTGAAAAGCAGCAGCACCTACTATAAAGGCACCTACTTATCTACTGTATTTGATCTTGATTCGTTCCGGCTATACAAAGAAGACGGGCAATGGAAAACAGAGCTCAAAGGGATTGAAAAGCACAAATCGGCCTATTATGACGACTACATTGCGCCTAAACTGAAAGAAAACGATAGCGGATATACGTACACATTGGTCTATTCCGAAGGCAAGAAAAAGTGGCTCATCGAAAAAAGCGATCCTGAAGCCGTTATCGATATCGAGCATCAAAAAGAAATCAAAAATGACAATCCGAAGGAATACACATCGGCATGGGCCTCAGCGAAAGGGGCCATGAACAATGCATCAGCAGGCGAAGAGCTCACCGACCAAAAGGTTGCTTTCGCCATTGAAGCGTATTTATACAGGCTACAAGACGCCATCAACACAAACGATTTCGGCCTCGTCCGCGACAGCTTGAAAGAAGGAAGTCCGCTGTACAACGATCAAAAGAAACTGGTCGCTAAACTGTACAACAGCGGGACAGAGGAGGAAGTCGTCCAATTCAGCGTAAACAGCTGGAAGCAAAACGGGCGGGAGGCAACGATTAAGACAACGGAGAAAATTAATATTATCAAAGGCGGAAAAGAACAGTTAAAAACGTATCATTGGACATATCACGCCGCCATCGAGGACGGCAGATTGCTCTTAACGTCAATAGAATAA
- a CDS encoding betaine/proline/choline family ABC transporter ATP-binding protein (Members of the family are the ATP-binding subunit of ABC transporters for substrates such as betaine, L-proline or other amino acids, choline, carnitine, etc. The substrate specificity is best determined from the substrate-binding subunit, rather than this subunit, as it interacts with the permease subunit and not with substrate directly.) yields the protein MLKLENVSKVYKGGKKAVKNINLDIAKGEFIVFIGPSGCGKTTTMKMINRLIEPTSGSIYIDGENIMDQDPVELRRKIGYVIQQIGLFPHMTIQQNITLVPRLLKWPEEKRKKRAEELLQLVDMGPEYLNRYPHELSGGQQQRIGVLRALAAEPPLILMDEPFGALDPITRDSLQEEFKKLQKSLDKTIVFVTHDMDEAIKLADRIVILRAGEIVQVGSPDDILRKPADEFVEEFIGKERLLQSRPDIEHVEQVMNPNPVTITSEKNLTEAIQVMRERRVDSLLVVDEHNVLKGYIDVEIIDQNRKKSVTVGEVVNENVYSVQKGTLIRDTVRKILKRGFKYVPVLDEEGRLVGIVTRANLVDIVYDSIWGDEETLVQR from the coding sequence TTGCTGAAGCTAGAGAATGTATCAAAGGTTTATAAAGGCGGAAAAAAAGCGGTCAAAAACATTAACCTTGATATAGCAAAAGGTGAATTTATCGTCTTTATCGGACCGAGCGGCTGCGGGAAAACAACGACGATGAAAATGATCAACCGCTTGATTGAACCGACTTCAGGAAGCATTTACATCGACGGAGAAAACATAATGGATCAGGACCCGGTGGAGCTGCGCCGGAAAATCGGCTATGTCATTCAGCAAATCGGACTCTTTCCCCATATGACGATTCAGCAGAATATCACGCTCGTTCCGAGGCTTTTGAAATGGCCGGAAGAAAAGCGAAAGAAGCGGGCGGAGGAACTGCTGCAGCTCGTTGATATGGGGCCGGAATATTTGAACCGCTACCCTCATGAACTAAGCGGCGGACAGCAGCAGAGAATCGGCGTGCTGCGGGCGCTTGCGGCAGAGCCGCCCCTCATTTTAATGGATGAACCGTTCGGAGCGCTGGACCCGATTACCCGTGATTCGCTTCAGGAAGAGTTCAAAAAGCTTCAGAAATCGCTGGACAAAACGATTGTCTTTGTAACCCACGATATGGATGAAGCGATTAAGCTTGCTGACAGAATCGTCATCCTTCGCGCCGGCGAGATCGTGCAAGTCGGATCGCCTGACGACATTTTGCGGAAACCGGCGGATGAATTCGTTGAGGAATTTATCGGAAAAGAGAGGCTTCTTCAGTCCCGTCCTGACATCGAGCATGTCGAACAAGTAATGAACCCGAATCCGGTCACGATTACGAGCGAAAAAAACCTGACTGAAGCAATTCAAGTGATGAGGGAACGCCGCGTCGATTCACTGCTCGTCGTGGACGAACACAATGTCTTAAAAGGATATATCGATGTTGAAATCATCGATCAGAACCGGAAAAAATCCGTCACAGTCGGGGAGGTTGTCAATGAGAATGTTTACTCCGTTCAAAAAGGAACGCTCATCAGGGATACCGTCCGGAAAATTTTGAAAAGGGGATTCAAATATGTTCCCGTTCTTGATGAAGAGGGCCGCCTTGTCGGGATTGTCACAAGGGCAAACCTTGTCGATATCGTGTACGACTCGATTTGGGGAGATGAAGAAACCCTTGTTCAACGTTAA
- a CDS encoding zinc ribbon domain-containing protein, translated as MTCSKCGHQTDGGKFCEQCGSSLAGGSDGGKGAAETPQAARYAEAAKQASSMYFSYCLKVLKRPFIEMKNAGEQHVLNSITTMVIFALSVPLMFYFGLKGFFDAMGDYSGVFGRSYAMPTFFDIVVKPAVTFAIYIFLLFVFTYAGVRIRGVQAAFKEVLGRFGAVLIPFVALLLAALLLSFMQTGLFIYVLFFALCGIAFLIPPAVISSYHEKAEGAVDTIYATLIVYLLTFMSVRIMGDLFLEYIGRIGGSILGRLF; from the coding sequence ATGACATGTTCAAAGTGCGGCCATCAAACAGATGGCGGAAAATTTTGCGAGCAGTGCGGGTCAAGTTTGGCCGGCGGCAGTGATGGCGGAAAAGGAGCAGCTGAAACGCCGCAGGCAGCTAGATATGCGGAGGCGGCGAAACAAGCGTCTTCCATGTATTTTTCCTATTGTTTAAAGGTGCTGAAACGACCGTTTATCGAAATGAAAAACGCCGGAGAACAGCACGTCCTCAACAGCATCACCACAATGGTGATATTTGCGCTTTCGGTGCCGCTGATGTTTTATTTCGGCCTCAAAGGCTTCTTTGACGCCATGGGGGACTATTCCGGAGTATTCGGCCGCTCCTACGCAATGCCGACATTTTTTGATATCGTCGTAAAGCCCGCTGTTACCTTTGCTATTTATATTTTCTTATTATTTGTTTTTACATACGCAGGCGTGCGCATTCGGGGTGTGCAAGCGGCATTTAAGGAAGTGCTCGGGCGGTTCGGAGCGGTGCTTATTCCTTTCGTCGCCCTTCTGCTCGCCGCTTTGCTTTTATCATTCATGCAAACGGGTTTGTTTATATATGTTCTTTTCTTTGCCCTTTGCGGCATCGCCTTTTTAATTCCGCCGGCTGTCATCTCGAGCTATCACGAAAAAGCGGAAGGCGCTGTTGATACGATTTACGCGACGCTGATCGTCTATTTGCTGACATTTATGTCGGTGCGGATCATGGGAGATTTGTTTCTTGAATATATCGGAAGGATCGGAGGCTCTATATTAGGGCGGCTGTTTTAG
- a CDS encoding NAAT family transporter, whose product MFAFIIHVFVSLFAVTNPIGNVPIFLALTEGYEAKERTALARKAAVLSFLILIAFLIFGEFIFRLFDINIHALRIAGGIFIFGIAYNLLNAKQSHVQSLHHAEHRESKEKEDISVTPLSIPIISGPGTIATVMSLSAGSRSLVHFGGMIIGIAAVLLLTFAAFHYSTLISNKLGQTEMNVITRLMGLILAVVAVGMIGTGLKGMFPVLAG is encoded by the coding sequence GTGTTTGCTTTTATCATCCACGTTTTTGTATCATTGTTCGCCGTCACAAATCCGATCGGCAATGTTCCGATCTTTTTAGCGCTCACAGAAGGCTACGAAGCGAAAGAACGCACCGCATTGGCGAGAAAGGCCGCGGTTTTATCGTTTCTGATCCTGATCGCGTTTCTCATATTCGGAGAGTTTATCTTCAGGCTTTTTGACATCAACATCCATGCGCTGCGAATTGCCGGCGGCATATTTATATTCGGAATTGCCTACAACCTGCTGAATGCAAAGCAGTCCCATGTTCAGTCGCTGCATCATGCTGAGCATCGCGAGAGCAAGGAAAAGGAGGATATATCGGTGACGCCGCTCAGCATTCCGATCATTTCGGGGCCAGGAACGATTGCGACGGTGATGAGCCTTTCGGCCGGAAGCCGCAGTCTGGTGCATTTTGGCGGAATGATCATCGGCATCGCCGCCGTCCTCCTGCTGACGTTTGCGGCCTTTCATTATTCTACGCTGATCAGCAACAAATTGGGCCAGACGGAGATGAACGTGATCACCCGGCTGATGGGCCTGATTTTGGCTGTCGTGGCGGTCGGCATGATCGGAACGGGATTGAAAGGGATGTTTCCGGTGTTGGCGGGATAA